In Desulfuribacillus alkaliarsenatis, the following proteins share a genomic window:
- a CDS encoding FapA family protein: MSADNQINASNESNNNETELKNENITEPEVEAKIEEKKPCNWDKCITIKASRDKLEAYLQIDRTCNDDTVDIEILKKALIKARITHGIEEDVLESISENVAAFKGQSCLIAKGFPAENGVDGYIELIRDDLEQQKKAPLVLKDGRVDFYQVKDIPTVMRGEEIARKIPPIEGKPGKDVYGNEIKPKPGKDPRFPVGKNVVVNKEGTSIYALIDGQVAITERGKINVFSLYEVHGDVDFSTGNIDFVGSVLVHGNILTGFSVKANGDVRVKGNIEGANVEAGGSIEIIGGIFGYHKGLVKAKQSLRASFIQNGIVSADNEVLVSDSIMHSKVSAGNNIILDGTKALIVGGVLRAGEEVSAKVIGNSMATPTEIEVGVHPELRTELSEIKDKLKEIATNLEKTEQALELLNKMKAIGKMTEEKEAMREKIEASLKAMKKYKLEGTARIQEIEMKLEDITKARIKVNSVVYPGTKFVVGNQTKFIREETRRSVFYIKDKEITFMPTR, encoded by the coding sequence ATGAGTGCAGACAATCAAATCAATGCATCCAATGAATCTAACAACAATGAAACTGAGCTAAAAAATGAGAATATTACAGAACCTGAAGTCGAAGCTAAAATTGAAGAAAAAAAACCATGTAATTGGGATAAATGTATAACTATTAAAGCTAGTCGCGATAAGCTAGAGGCATATTTACAAATAGACAGAACATGTAATGATGATACTGTCGATATAGAGATTCTAAAAAAGGCATTAATCAAAGCACGAATCACCCATGGCATTGAAGAAGATGTATTAGAAAGTATAAGTGAAAATGTAGCCGCTTTTAAAGGACAGTCATGTTTGATTGCTAAAGGTTTTCCAGCTGAAAATGGTGTTGACGGTTATATTGAGCTAATACGAGATGACTTAGAGCAACAGAAAAAGGCACCCTTGGTACTTAAAGATGGAAGAGTTGATTTCTATCAAGTTAAAGATATTCCAACCGTAATGCGTGGTGAAGAAATTGCAAGAAAGATACCTCCTATCGAAGGAAAACCAGGAAAAGATGTTTATGGAAACGAAATTAAGCCAAAGCCAGGTAAAGATCCACGTTTTCCAGTCGGGAAAAATGTAGTAGTTAACAAAGAGGGGACTTCTATATATGCCCTAATAGATGGTCAGGTAGCTATAACAGAGCGTGGAAAAATAAACGTATTTTCATTATATGAAGTTCATGGAGATGTTGATTTTTCTACAGGAAATATTGACTTTGTAGGGTCAGTTCTGGTACATGGAAATATATTAACAGGCTTTTCTGTTAAAGCTAATGGTGATGTTCGTGTGAAAGGAAATATTGAAGGTGCAAATGTTGAAGCAGGTGGGTCTATTGAGATTATTGGTGGTATATTCGGTTATCATAAAGGACTTGTGAAAGCTAAACAAAGCTTAAGGGCATCATTTATTCAAAACGGTATTGTATCTGCTGATAATGAGGTGTTGGTTTCTGATAGTATTATGCATAGCAAAGTAAGTGCAGGTAATAATATCATCCTCGATGGGACTAAGGCGCTAATAGTTGGCGGAGTGTTACGCGCAGGTGAAGAGGTTTCAGCTAAGGTTATTGGTAATTCAATGGCCACACCAACAGAAATTGAAGTCGGAGTTCACCCCGAGCTACGCACAGAATTGTCTGAAATAAAAGATAAACTAAAAGAGATTGCTACAAATTTAGAAAAAACGGAACAGGCTTTAGAATTATTGAACAAAATGAAGGCAATTGGAAAAATGACTGAAGAAAAAGAAGCGATGCGAGAGAAAATTGAAGCTAGTTTAAAGGCAATGAAAAAATATAAACTGGAAGGCACAGCTCGCATTCAAGAAATAGAAATGAAATTAGAAGACATAACTAAGGCTCGAATTAAGGTTAATAGTGTGGTTTATCCGGGTACGAAATTTGTGGTTGGTAATCAAACGAAGTTTATCCGTGAAGAGACAAGACGGTCAGTTTTCTATATTAAGGATAAGGAAATTACATTTATGCCTACGAGGTGA
- a CDS encoding protein-glutamate methylesterase/protein-glutamine glutaminase: protein MLRDKIKVLVVDDSAFMRKVISDILTLDPEIEVIGTARNGQDSLVKIEKLKPDVVTLDIEMPVLDGISTLREIMRKFPLPVIMLSSLTHEGATETIKALELGAFDFIGKPSGAISLDIHKVQDEIITKVKLAGKNKVRISQIPKASLRDKIQIKHQSPQQSSANQKTHSSETKSFETEASKVNTIIAIGTSTGGPRALQTVLAGLPGDLPASIVVVQHMPAGFTKSLADRLNTLCEINVVEASDNMPLQNGCAYVAPGGKQMGVVFTANNRYKLHTSSQAEPMSGHKPSVDYLFHSIAKINDANKVIVIMTGMGGDGAKGLVSIKKAGYAHSIAEDQSTCIVYGMPRVAIETGEIDIVVPVQDIAKEIIKCVKY from the coding sequence GTGCTTAGAGATAAAATCAAAGTTCTAGTAGTTGATGATTCAGCATTTATGAGAAAAGTAATTTCTGACATATTGACACTAGACCCTGAAATTGAAGTCATTGGAACAGCACGTAACGGTCAAGATTCACTTGTTAAGATAGAGAAATTGAAACCAGATGTTGTCACCTTAGACATTGAAATGCCCGTACTTGACGGTATTTCAACACTACGGGAAATTATGAGGAAATTTCCACTACCAGTTATAATGCTTAGCAGTTTAACCCATGAGGGAGCTACTGAGACAATTAAAGCATTAGAACTTGGGGCATTCGATTTTATTGGTAAACCATCAGGGGCTATATCCCTTGATATACATAAAGTACAAGATGAGATAATAACTAAAGTAAAACTAGCTGGAAAAAATAAAGTGAGAATTTCCCAGATACCAAAGGCTAGTTTAAGAGATAAAATTCAAATTAAACATCAGAGTCCACAGCAAAGTAGCGCGAACCAAAAAACGCATAGCTCAGAGACTAAAAGTTTTGAAACCGAAGCTAGTAAAGTAAATACTATCATAGCAATAGGTACGTCTACAGGAGGTCCAAGAGCTTTACAAACAGTGCTTGCAGGTCTTCCAGGTGATTTGCCCGCAAGTATTGTAGTTGTGCAACATATGCCAGCAGGATTTACTAAATCATTGGCAGATAGGTTAAATACTTTGTGCGAAATTAATGTAGTAGAGGCTTCTGACAATATGCCATTGCAAAACGGCTGTGCATATGTGGCTCCTGGCGGCAAGCAAATGGGAGTTGTCTTCACTGCCAATAATCGATATAAGCTACATACTAGCTCTCAGGCTGAGCCAATGTCAGGGCATAAGCCTTCTGTAGATTACTTATTTCATTCTATAGCTAAAATTAATGATGCAAATAAAGTTATTGTGATAATGACAGGAATGGGAGGGGACGGCGCTAAAGGATTAGTATCAATAAAAAAAGCTGGGTATGCACATTCTATCGCTGAAGACCAAAGCACCTGTATAGTGTATGGTATGCCAAGGGTAGCAATAGAAACGGGTGAAATTGATATTGTCGTACCTGTACAAGATATAGCTAAAGAAATAATAAAGTGTGTTAAATATTAA
- the flhF gene encoding flagellar biosynthesis protein FlhF: MRVKKYIVDSMPEALLLIRKDLGHDAVILDQKKIKVGGFMGLFSKNKLEVIAAIEPRTKKTIVPPKKEVNNAQVNNVVNTPKKVINTTDKQQSAKINLTNVGEAHNQSHHPNQNEIHNSSLSRESIDFKTTQSQDKMAEELKEIKNLFVKMMCKSDSSEFPENLKDIYKHLVSKDIDEEIANDLVCTLMEKLGSPKHVADAYLYEILENEVTKIIEQYSNPHKNIDSQQIFAFVGPTGVGKTTTIAKLAAYYVLEKKISVGFITADTYRIAAVDQLRTYANILNIPVEIVITHDDMKKAIENLQERDVILIDTAGRNYKKEMHVTELRSLLTIAKPNETFLVHSMTTKQKDMDEITDCFKDIGIDNFIFTKVDETSSYGTILNMLTKHKKSLAILTNGQNVPEDILFIDPRKIAKLIVGGTYE, translated from the coding sequence ATGCGCGTAAAGAAATATATAGTCGATAGTATGCCAGAGGCTTTACTTTTAATAAGGAAGGATTTAGGTCATGATGCTGTTATCTTAGACCAAAAGAAAATTAAAGTTGGCGGCTTCATGGGCCTGTTTAGTAAAAACAAATTAGAAGTTATAGCGGCAATTGAGCCAAGAACAAAAAAAACAATTGTTCCTCCTAAGAAAGAAGTTAACAATGCTCAAGTAAATAATGTTGTTAATACTCCCAAAAAAGTAATTAATACTACAGATAAACAACAGTCAGCAAAAATCAATCTGACTAATGTAGGTGAGGCTCACAATCAGAGCCATCATCCTAATCAAAATGAAATTCATAATAGCAGCTTGTCTAGAGAATCAATAGATTTCAAAACAACTCAATCTCAGGACAAGATGGCTGAAGAGCTTAAAGAAATTAAGAACTTATTTGTAAAAATGATGTGTAAAAGTGATAGCAGTGAATTTCCTGAAAACTTAAAGGATATTTATAAACATTTGGTTAGCAAGGATATTGATGAAGAAATTGCTAATGACTTGGTATGCACATTGATGGAAAAGCTTGGTTCTCCTAAACATGTTGCAGATGCATATCTTTATGAAATTTTAGAAAATGAAGTAACTAAAATTATCGAACAGTATTCAAATCCACATAAAAATATTGATAGTCAACAAATATTTGCATTTGTAGGACCAACAGGAGTAGGTAAAACTACGACCATAGCGAAATTAGCCGCCTATTATGTATTAGAGAAAAAGATTTCAGTAGGGTTTATTACGGCTGACACCTATAGAATAGCGGCGGTAGATCAGTTGCGAACATATGCAAATATTCTAAATATTCCTGTTGAAATCGTAATTACCCATGATGATATGAAGAAAGCTATTGAGAATTTACAAGAGCGAGATGTCATTCTGATTGATACAGCAGGTAGAAATTATAAAAAAGAAATGCACGTAACAGAGCTAAGAAGCCTTTTGACGATTGCAAAACCGAATGAAACATTCTTAGTGCACAGCATGACTACAAAACAAAAGGATATGGATGAAATAACTGACTGCTTTAAAGATATAGGAATTGATAATTTTATTTTCACAAAAGTAGATGAGACATCATCATACGGCACTATATTAAACATGTTAACTAAACATAAAAAATCTTTAGCTATCTTAACAAATGGTCAAAATGTTCCTGAGGACATATTGTTTATAGACCCAAGAAAAATAGCAAAACTGATAGTAGGTGGCACATATGAATGA
- a CDS encoding chemotaxis protein CheC, with the protein MDPLKNINSFQLDVLKEIGNIGAGNAATALSKLLSKQVDMNVPRVQIVPFQQIAEFVGGEENLIVTVFLRIEGDIPGNMFFILNFEAAKQLVSEMIKIPIEHEEGDMFSEIELSALQEVGNILAGSYLTALSDLTKLNLQPSVPALAIDMAGAILSYGLIELGRSGDYALVIDTQIEPGHATNTQIEGHFFLLPDPESFKTLFTSLGV; encoded by the coding sequence ATGGATCCATTAAAAAATATTAATTCCTTTCAATTAGATGTACTAAAAGAAATTGGCAACATTGGTGCAGGTAATGCTGCTACTGCATTATCTAAACTATTATCTAAGCAAGTAGATATGAATGTTCCAAGGGTACAAATCGTTCCATTTCAACAAATAGCAGAGTTTGTTGGCGGAGAAGAGAATTTGATTGTTACTGTTTTTTTGAGAATTGAAGGAGATATTCCTGGAAACATGTTTTTTATTCTGAATTTTGAGGCAGCTAAGCAATTAGTCTCTGAAATGATTAAAATACCAATTGAACATGAAGAAGGCGATATGTTTTCTGAAATTGAACTATCGGCTTTACAGGAGGTTGGTAATATTTTAGCTGGATCTTATCTGACAGCATTATCTGATTTAACTAAACTTAATTTACAGCCTAGTGTACCTGCTCTTGCGATTGATATGGCTGGGGCAATATTGAGTTATGGTTTAATTGAGCTTGGGAGAAGTGGTGATTACGCATTAGTAATTGACACACAAATCGAACCAGGTCATGCAACGAATACACAAATTGAAGGACACTTTTTCTTACTACCAGACCCTGAGTCGTTTAAAACACTATTTACATCATTAGGTGTATAA
- a CDS encoding MinD/ParA family protein: MNDQAAKLRQLVSQNRNKKARVITVTSGKGGVGKSNFTLNFALCLKELGKKVVILDADLGLANIDVLLGVSTKLNLANIIYEDKTIWDVMYKSEYGIDIVSGGSGINDLLNLEERQLQHFFTQIESLNQYADFVIIDTGAGLSKETTRFIISADEVILVTTPEPTSITDAYAIIKMVHSISTDINYRLIINRVANEQEGKSTADKLQLVTKRFLNIDLSLLGNLPDDKNVQKAVKRQKPFYLTYPNTEASLAIKDIANIFLDIKVEKETSHGITSFMSKMLNLLK; encoded by the coding sequence ATGAATGATCAAGCTGCTAAATTGAGACAACTTGTAAGTCAAAATCGGAACAAAAAAGCAAGGGTAATAACAGTAACTAGTGGTAAGGGTGGGGTAGGGAAATCTAATTTTACCCTTAATTTTGCCTTGTGCTTAAAAGAACTTGGGAAAAAAGTAGTCATTCTAGACGCTGATTTAGGTCTTGCTAACATAGATGTTTTATTAGGAGTTTCAACAAAGCTTAATCTAGCCAATATAATCTACGAAGATAAGACAATATGGGATGTTATGTATAAAAGTGAGTATGGAATAGATATTGTATCCGGTGGATCAGGCATAAATGATTTATTAAACTTAGAGGAAAGACAATTACAACATTTTTTCACACAAATAGAATCATTGAACCAATATGCGGATTTTGTAATCATTGATACAGGCGCTGGTCTCTCAAAGGAAACTACAAGGTTTATAATATCAGCAGATGAAGTTATTTTAGTAACTACACCTGAGCCTACTTCTATAACAGATGCATATGCTATAATTAAGATGGTGCATTCGATATCAACAGATATAAATTATCGCTTGATTATAAATCGTGTAGCAAATGAGCAAGAGGGAAAATCAACAGCAGATAAGCTACAACTGGTTACTAAAAGATTTCTTAACATAGATTTATCGTTACTAGGGAACTTGCCAGATGATAAAAACGTTCAAAAAGCAGTAAAAAGACAAAAGCCTTTCTACTTAACATATCCTAATACAGAAGCTTCTCTTGCGATAAAAGACATAGCAAATATATTTTTAGATATTAAAGTAGAAAAAGAAACTAGTCATGGAATAACGAGTTTTATGAGTAAAATGCTGAATTTATTAAAGTAA
- the flhA gene encoding flagellar biosynthesis protein FlhA → MMVIPLPTWLLSILLIINICFALMILLVSMQTTEPLQFSIFPSILLIVTIYRLALNVSTTRSILSEGYAGKVVETFGEFVVRGNAVVGFIVFLILVIVQFLVITKGSERVAEVAARFTLDAMPGKQMSIDADLNAGIITEVEAKERREKIQKEADFYGAMDGAAKFVKGDAIAGIVIVLVNIIGGFIIGMVQMDLSFQEAMSRFTLLSVGDGLVSQIPALLVSTATGLVVTRAATGSNLGQDIAKQVFSYPKLLYIVSGVILLMGLSTPIGVALTLPIASFIAYSGYRLDQLAKQEDKVLEEQDDQQETEEDVRSPESVLDLLQVDPIEFEFGYGLIPIADTNQGGDLLDRVIMIRRQIALEMGLVVPVIRIRDNIQLKPNEYVIKIKGNEVADGELLLDHYLAMSPGIDDEDVQGIETTEPAFGLPALWISEEMKEKAELSGYTVVDAPSVVATHLTEVIKRHAHELLGRQETKALVDKVKENYPAIVEELVPQVLTIGDVQKVLANLLREKVSIRNLATIFEALADYGQAVRDPNILTEYVRASLKRQITNQFKDGNEPLRVVTISPEIENIITENIHQDDQSSYLAINPETSQQIYQAIHSQVARLIETGQMPILLVAPNIRYHVRRLIEPVLPDVVVLSYNELESTIEVQSVGMVEL, encoded by the coding sequence ATGATGGTAATTCCATTACCTACATGGTTATTGAGTATCTTACTTATCATAAATATTTGTTTTGCACTAATGATTCTTCTTGTATCGATGCAGACTACAGAACCATTACAGTTCTCAATTTTTCCATCTATATTATTGATAGTTACCATATATAGATTAGCACTTAACGTATCTACTACAAGGTCAATTTTGTCAGAAGGATATGCTGGTAAAGTTGTTGAGACATTTGGAGAGTTCGTTGTTCGAGGTAACGCCGTTGTTGGTTTTATAGTGTTCTTAATTCTTGTAATAGTTCAGTTCCTTGTAATCACCAAAGGTTCTGAGCGTGTCGCTGAAGTAGCTGCTAGATTTACCCTTGATGCAATGCCTGGTAAGCAAATGAGTATTGATGCAGATCTTAATGCAGGAATTATTACAGAAGTAGAAGCCAAAGAGCGAAGGGAAAAAATTCAAAAAGAAGCTGATTTCTATGGAGCTATGGATGGAGCTGCTAAGTTCGTAAAAGGAGATGCCATAGCAGGGATTGTAATTGTATTAGTTAATATAATTGGTGGCTTTATTATAGGTATGGTTCAGATGGATCTTAGCTTCCAGGAAGCTATGTCTAGATTTACGTTGCTATCAGTTGGAGATGGGCTTGTAAGCCAAATTCCTGCCTTGTTAGTATCAACTGCAACGGGACTTGTTGTTACAAGAGCAGCCACAGGCTCAAATCTAGGACAAGATATAGCTAAACAGGTGTTTAGTTATCCGAAGTTATTATACATCGTATCAGGTGTGATTCTTCTGATGGGTTTATCTACACCTATCGGTGTCGCTTTAACGCTACCAATTGCAAGCTTTATCGCATACAGTGGCTATAGACTTGATCAACTAGCAAAACAAGAAGATAAAGTGCTTGAAGAACAAGATGACCAACAGGAAACTGAAGAAGATGTACGTAGTCCAGAAAGTGTATTAGATTTATTACAAGTAGACCCGATTGAATTTGAATTTGGTTATGGTTTAATTCCAATAGCAGATACTAACCAAGGTGGAGATTTATTAGATCGTGTTATAATGATAAGAAGACAAATTGCTTTAGAAATGGGGTTAGTAGTACCTGTTATTCGAATACGTGACAATATTCAGTTAAAACCTAATGAATATGTAATTAAAATTAAAGGAAATGAAGTAGCTGATGGTGAATTATTATTAGACCACTATTTAGCTATGAGTCCTGGAATTGATGATGAGGATGTACAGGGGATAGAAACAACAGAACCAGCATTTGGACTACCAGCTCTCTGGATTAGTGAGGAGATGAAGGAAAAGGCCGAACTTTCTGGTTATACTGTAGTTGATGCACCATCAGTTGTTGCTACCCATTTAACAGAAGTAATTAAGAGACATGCCCATGAACTATTAGGTAGACAGGAGACGAAAGCTTTAGTAGATAAAGTGAAAGAAAACTATCCAGCTATTGTGGAGGAGCTTGTACCTCAAGTGTTAACTATTGGTGATGTGCAAAAGGTACTGGCAAATCTCTTAAGGGAAAAGGTGTCTATAAGAAACCTAGCAACAATTTTTGAAGCCCTTGCAGACTATGGGCAAGCCGTACGAGACCCTAATATTTTAACTGAGTATGTTAGAGCAAGCCTAAAGAGGCAGATTACTAATCAATTTAAGGATGGTAACGAGCCATTGCGTGTTGTAACTATAAGTCCTGAAATAGAAAATATAATTACTGAAAATATTCATCAAGATGATCAAAGCTCGTATTTAGCAATAAATCCAGAGACTTCACAGCAAATATACCAAGCTATTCATAGTCAAGTTGCTCGATTGATTGAAACTGGGCAGATGCCAATTTTACTTGTAGCACCTAATATTCGCTATCATGTTCGAAGATTGATTGAACCCGTATTACCTGATGTAGTCGTGTTATCATACAATGAACTAGAATCTACGATTGAAGTACAGAGTGTTGGGATGGTGGAACTATAA
- a CDS encoding DUF6115 domain-containing protein, translating to MDFVLLVLGVGVMGIAYILFSKERKNISKKAPNSDEIKELESIIERHFLELQEENHKQNQAYLSDIAFLHKKVNTLEAKLRNLENYKKIDVKIDATNEYEIEAPTQSARYPHRQYVNNNSEYLPIDTESTQDLSNDNSDYDKSDENGIHSQVLILYKQGYSVEEIAKELNIMCGEAQLIIGLHNKNSI from the coding sequence ATGGACTTTGTATTACTGGTACTTGGTGTTGGAGTTATGGGTATAGCCTATATCCTATTTAGTAAAGAACGGAAAAACATTTCTAAGAAAGCTCCTAATTCAGATGAAATCAAAGAACTAGAATCAATCATCGAAAGACATTTTCTAGAGCTTCAAGAGGAAAATCATAAACAAAATCAAGCATACCTAAGCGACATCGCATTTTTGCATAAGAAAGTTAATACTTTAGAAGCAAAACTTAGAAATCTAGAAAATTATAAAAAAATTGATGTCAAAATTGATGCAACAAATGAATATGAAATTGAAGCTCCTACTCAATCAGCTCGTTACCCACATAGGCAGTATGTAAATAACAACTCAGAATATCTCCCAATAGACACAGAATCAACTCAAGACTTATCTAACGATAATTCTGATTATGATAAATCAGATGAGAACGGGATTCACAGTCAGGTACTAATTTTATATAAGCAGGGATACTCAGTTGAAGAAATTGCAAAAGAGTTAAATATAATGTGCGGCGAGGCACAGTTAATTATTGGCCTACACAATAAAAACAGTATATAG
- a CDS encoding chemotaxis protein CheW — protein MNTEGKNYISKEIKVIVFRLREQEYGVDVNQVKSIERVQDITKVPEAPNFVKGIIDLRGVVTPIIDLRTRLNLSVTEDTDNTRVIIVNIDGVEVGLIVDSANDVIDIPISSIEPPPPIAAGVRAVYLHGVAKLEDRLLILLNLNKVLSSDEIKIIDEIGTDNNGSIKKY, from the coding sequence TTGAATACTGAAGGGAAAAACTATATTAGTAAGGAAATCAAGGTTATCGTATTTCGACTACGTGAGCAAGAATATGGTGTAGACGTTAACCAAGTTAAGTCAATTGAAAGAGTTCAAGATATCACTAAAGTTCCAGAAGCTCCTAATTTTGTAAAAGGAATTATTGATTTACGTGGAGTCGTTACGCCAATAATAGATTTACGCACACGTCTTAACTTGTCCGTTACAGAAGACACTGATAATACAAGAGTAATAATAGTAAATATTGACGGCGTAGAGGTCGGTCTTATAGTAGACTCTGCAAATGATGTTATAGACATACCTATTAGCTCAATTGAACCGCCGCCGCCAATTGCAGCAGGTGTAAGAGCAGTTTATCTTCATGGAGTAGCAAAATTAGAAGATAGATTATTAATACTATTGAACTTGAATAAAGTTCTAAGCTCAGATGAAATAAAAATAATTGATGAGATAGGGACAGATAATAATGGATCCATTAAAAAATATTAA
- the flhB gene encoding flagellar biosynthesis protein FlhB, with protein MPEYLLTLNLQQFADEKTEKATPKKRQDARKKGQVARSNEINTALVLLFSFLILKFFGPYMGKGILNIFDMVFSEYILWEVNENNIHVIGTELLFSIFLVVFPVMIVAVVAGIAANLIQVGFMFTADPLKMKLEKINPIKGLKRIFSVRSIVNLVKSIFKITAISIVAYMSIWFERETIFHLNRMEILDIVSFITYLSIEIGWRVAILLLILSIPDYVYEKFDHEKQIRMSKKDIKDEHKRSEGDPRIKGKRREIQRRMAMQRMMSSVPKADVVITNPTHYSVAIQYDAEEMSAPMIIAMGTDQTALKIREIAEEHDIPLVENKPLAQTLYKTLDVGDYVPEELFQAVAEILAYVYKLKGKV; from the coding sequence ATGCCAGAATATCTTCTTACGCTAAATCTTCAGCAATTCGCTGATGAAAAAACTGAAAAAGCGACCCCTAAGAAAAGGCAAGATGCAAGGAAAAAAGGGCAAGTAGCAAGGAGTAACGAAATTAACACAGCGTTAGTCCTGCTTTTTTCGTTTTTAATATTAAAATTTTTTGGACCTTATATGGGAAAAGGTATTTTAAATATCTTCGATATGGTATTTTCAGAATATATCCTGTGGGAGGTAAATGAGAACAATATCCATGTTATAGGCACAGAATTACTGTTCTCAATTTTTTTAGTTGTATTTCCTGTAATGATTGTTGCAGTAGTAGCTGGTATTGCAGCAAACTTAATTCAAGTTGGTTTTATGTTTACAGCAGACCCATTGAAAATGAAGCTAGAGAAAATCAATCCAATTAAAGGACTCAAAAGGATTTTTTCTGTACGTTCAATCGTTAATTTAGTTAAATCAATATTTAAAATTACAGCTATTTCAATCGTAGCTTATATGTCGATATGGTTCGAAAGAGAAACAATATTTCACTTAAATCGTATGGAGATTTTAGATATTGTCAGCTTTATAACATATTTATCTATAGAAATTGGCTGGCGCGTTGCAATACTATTATTGATACTATCTATCCCAGATTATGTTTATGAAAAATTTGATCATGAAAAGCAAATTCGCATGTCCAAGAAGGACATTAAAGATGAACATAAACGTTCTGAGGGTGACCCGCGAATTAAAGGAAAACGACGAGAAATTCAGCGTCGTATGGCTATGCAAAGAATGATGAGCAGTGTACCAAAGGCAGATGTCGTTATCACTAACCCGACACACTATTCTGTAGCAATCCAATATGATGCAGAGGAAATGTCAGCACCAATGATAATTGCTATGGGTACTGATCAAACAGCATTAAAAATACGAGAAATTGCCGAAGAGCATGATATTCCTCTAGTAGAAAATAAGCCATTAGCACAAACATTATATAAGACTCTTGATGTTGGTGACTATGTTCCAGAGGAGCTATTCCAAGCAGTAGCTGAAATTCTTGCTTATGTATATAAACTTAAAGGAAAAGTATAA
- a CDS encoding FliA/WhiG family RNA polymerase sigma factor: MTNRYSTQKLAEYWENWNKNKTEEVKENLVISYMPLVDYVADRVAINLPPSVQIDDLRSLGYVGLLEALDRFDINRGLKFETFAMWRIKGAILDGLRKADWVPRSIRKKSKDLEEAFQKLQSSQQEPVTDEQIANFLGLSIGEYNQLLIDVQAVSFISIDESVGEEGNLFRELIPDERSLSPEQQLDISEAKKVLINALDKLPEKEKTVVALYYYEELTLTEIAKILSVSTSRISQLHTKAILRLRGFLSRHKKQLF, translated from the coding sequence ATGACTAACCGTTATTCAACACAAAAGTTAGCTGAATATTGGGAAAATTGGAATAAGAATAAAACTGAGGAAGTAAAAGAGAATCTCGTTATATCTTATATGCCACTAGTAGACTATGTTGCAGACCGAGTTGCGATTAATTTACCACCCTCAGTGCAAATAGATGATTTGAGAAGTTTAGGTTACGTCGGATTATTAGAAGCGTTAGATAGGTTTGATATTAACCGTGGACTTAAATTTGAAACCTTTGCAATGTGGAGAATTAAAGGTGCTATACTTGATGGACTTAGGAAAGCAGATTGGGTACCAAGAAGTATAAGAAAAAAGTCTAAGGATTTAGAAGAGGCTTTCCAAAAATTACAATCCAGTCAACAAGAACCAGTAACAGATGAACAAATTGCCAATTTCTTAGGTCTTAGTATTGGCGAATATAATCAATTGTTAATTGATGTTCAAGCAGTTTCATTTATTTCAATAGATGAATCAGTAGGTGAAGAAGGAAATTTATTCCGTGAATTAATACCAGATGAACGATCGTTGTCACCTGAACAGCAATTAGATATTAGCGAAGCAAAAAAAGTATTAATTAATGCACTAGATAAACTACCTGAGAAAGAGAAAACAGTCGTTGCATTATATTATTACGAAGAACTTACATTAACTGAAATAGCGAAAATTTTATCAGTTTCTACTAGTCGAATTTCACAGCTTCATACTAAAGCAATTTTGCGACTTCGCGGGTTTTTAAGTAGACATAAAAAACAACTATTCTAG